One genomic region from Ralstonia pseudosolanacearum encodes:
- a CDS encoding (2Fe-2S) ferredoxin domain-containing protein, which produces MRTHHKHVLMCTGPRCTQDGAEAEALFKVLGQTIDACDGLRVKRTRTHCFAVCKQGPLMVVYPDGVWYRNLDAASVRRIVDEHLAGGAPVEDRIFHRTGLGDVEPEAQP; this is translated from the coding sequence ATGAGAACCCACCACAAGCACGTACTGATGTGCACCGGGCCGCGCTGCACGCAGGACGGCGCCGAAGCCGAGGCGCTGTTCAAGGTGCTCGGCCAGACCATCGATGCCTGCGACGGCCTGCGCGTCAAGCGCACCCGCACGCACTGCTTCGCGGTCTGCAAGCAGGGACCGCTGATGGTGGTCTACCCCGACGGCGTCTGGTATCGCAACCTGGATGCCGCCTCGGTGCGCCGCATCGTCGACGAACACCTGGCCGGCGGCGCACCCGTCGAAGACCGCATCTTCCACCGCACCGGCCTCGGTGACGTCGAACCGGAGGCGCAGCCATGA
- a CDS encoding acyltransferase family protein, whose amino-acid sequence MNRPSASLQSIQALRGFAALYVVIFHSGLALAHADLPALAWLTAHVVKRGHVGVDVFFVISGFIIAWVAILGPKGPEPPGAFLIKRAFRLGPPYWLMSILHSAWLNPVSGGVLLTSLAFLPQANADAPYFGYPALYVGWSLNYEAFFYLLCALGLALFGRRALWLVALGLFATTVIVPFWHGGAVLGDPEALYAWATPLQAMAANPLVLEFLLGAGLAWLYAAHRHRLTPGRARLLLLAGVAAFVVSVIGPVPKFDLLLRGLPAGALLAGLVAMEHCGALRVPRVAVWLGELSYALYLVHPSVIEGMHRLVGVLAPEWIGAQLLRFGANLALTLLAAALLHRYVELPAIALGHRSIAWLHGRGQAWRARLGAQKP is encoded by the coding sequence GTGAACCGTCCTTCCGCTTCTCTCCAGAGCATCCAGGCGCTGCGGGGCTTCGCCGCGCTGTACGTGGTGATCTTCCATTCCGGCCTGGCGCTGGCCCATGCCGACCTGCCCGCGCTCGCCTGGCTGACCGCGCACGTGGTCAAGCGCGGGCACGTCGGCGTGGACGTCTTCTTCGTCATCAGCGGCTTCATCATTGCCTGGGTGGCGATCCTCGGCCCGAAAGGCCCCGAGCCGCCCGGTGCGTTCCTCATCAAGCGCGCCTTCCGCCTGGGGCCGCCGTACTGGCTGATGTCGATCCTGCATTCGGCCTGGCTCAATCCGGTGTCGGGCGGTGTGCTGCTGACCTCGCTGGCCTTCCTGCCGCAGGCCAACGCGGATGCGCCCTACTTCGGGTATCCCGCGCTCTACGTGGGCTGGTCGCTCAACTACGAGGCGTTCTTCTATCTGCTGTGCGCGCTCGGGCTGGCGCTGTTCGGCCGCCGGGCCTTGTGGCTGGTGGCGCTGGGGCTGTTCGCCACCACGGTCATCGTGCCGTTCTGGCATGGCGGCGCGGTGCTCGGCGACCCGGAGGCCCTCTACGCCTGGGCCACGCCGCTGCAGGCCATGGCGGCCAACCCGCTGGTGCTGGAATTCCTGCTCGGCGCGGGGCTCGCCTGGTTGTATGCGGCGCACCGGCATCGGCTCACGCCCGGACGCGCGCGCCTGCTGCTGCTCGCGGGCGTGGCCGCCTTCGTCGTCTCGGTGATCGGGCCCGTGCCCAAGTTCGACCTGCTGCTGCGCGGGCTGCCGGCCGGCGCCCTGCTGGCGGGACTGGTGGCGATGGAGCACTGCGGCGCGCTGCGCGTGCCGCGCGTGGCCGTGTGGCTCGGCGAGCTGTCGTATGCGCTCTACCTCGTCCATCCGTCCGTGATCGAGGGCATGCACCGGCTGGTGGGCGTGCTGGCGCCGGAGTGGATCGGCGCGCAGCTGCTGCGCTTCGGCGCGAACCTGGCGCTGACGCTGCTCGCGGCGGCGCTGCTGCACCGCTATGTCGAACTGCCCGCCATTGCGCTCGGCCACAGGAGCATCGCGTGGCTGCACGGCCGGGGGCAGGCGTGGCGTGCGCGGCTGGGGGCACAGAAGCCCTGA
- a CDS encoding HoxN/HupN/NixA family nickel/cobalt transporter, producing the protein MASPLSRPRFRHLIAQHRAPISQLLLLIIANLAAWAWALAAFAGHPGLLGTALLAYLFGLRHAVDADHIAAIDNVVRKLMQQGKRPFSVGFFFSIGHSALVVLGVAIIVQATSALNDRIDAFKAIGGMISTGISAFFLLTIAVTNLVILVGTWKRFRRVRGGGTLAEADLDMLTAGNGLLARLFRPMFRLVTKSWHMAPLGFLFGLGFDTATEIGLFSVAAGHASDGIPPSAVMVFPVLFAAGMALIDTLDSVLMVGAYGWAFVNPVRKLWYNLTITSVSVLIAFGIGGIEALGLLARQLSLSGGFWDQVTSLNEGLAHFGYLMIGVFVLAWAVSACIYKWKGYDSLPHPAQGAPLP; encoded by the coding sequence GTGGCTTCGCCGCTTTCCCGTCCGCGTTTTCGTCATCTGATCGCGCAGCATCGCGCGCCCATCAGCCAGCTCCTGCTGCTGATCATCGCCAACCTGGCCGCCTGGGCCTGGGCGCTGGCCGCCTTCGCCGGCCACCCCGGACTGCTCGGCACCGCGCTGCTGGCCTACCTGTTCGGCCTGCGCCACGCGGTCGACGCCGACCACATCGCCGCAATCGACAACGTGGTGCGCAAGCTCATGCAGCAGGGCAAGCGCCCGTTCTCGGTCGGATTCTTCTTCTCCATCGGCCATTCGGCGCTGGTCGTGCTGGGCGTGGCCATCATCGTGCAGGCCACCTCGGCGCTCAATGACCGCATCGACGCATTCAAAGCGATCGGCGGCATGATCTCGACGGGCATCTCGGCGTTCTTCCTGCTGACGATCGCCGTCACCAACCTGGTGATTCTCGTCGGCACCTGGAAGCGCTTCAGGCGCGTGCGCGGCGGCGGCACGCTGGCCGAGGCCGACCTGGACATGCTGACCGCCGGCAACGGCCTGCTGGCGCGGCTGTTCCGCCCGATGTTCCGGCTGGTGACCAAGAGTTGGCACATGGCGCCGCTCGGTTTCCTGTTCGGCCTGGGCTTCGATACCGCCACCGAGATCGGGCTGTTCTCGGTCGCGGCCGGGCATGCGTCGGACGGCATCCCGCCGTCGGCCGTGATGGTGTTTCCGGTGCTGTTTGCCGCCGGCATGGCGCTGATCGACACGCTCGACAGCGTGCTGATGGTGGGCGCGTACGGCTGGGCCTTCGTCAACCCGGTGCGCAAGCTCTGGTACAACCTGACCATCACCTCGGTGTCGGTGCTCATCGCGTTCGGCATCGGCGGCATCGAGGCGCTCGGGCTGCTGGCGCGGCAGCTCAGCCTGAGCGGCGGTTTCTGGGACCAGGTGACCTCGCTCAACGAGGGGCTGGCCCACTTCGGTTACCTGATGATCGGCGTGTTCGTCCTGGCCTGGGCGGTATCGGCCTGCATCTACAAATGGAAGGGCTACGACAGCCTGCCGCATCCGGCCCAGGGAGCCCCGCTGCCATGA
- the waaC gene encoding lipopolysaccharide heptosyltransferase I encodes MKRILIVKMTSLGDVIQTLPVVTDIRRAFPGVEVDWAVDESCAEVVRMSPGISRVLSAPLRRFKKTRSLADLKAILALAAALRRYRYDAVLDLHGVYKSAIVSFVARARQRFGYRNPDLGERGAMFAYNRRFGPRPACNAWHGIRISAGEALGYMPQGFADYGIVTGRGGERARPGHAVGAPYALFFHATSKDDKKWPPGHWAALAREMRAGGLRVLLPWHTTAELREALRIAAQAPGAAVMPRMSLAELTRKIEGAAAVVGVDTGLVHMAHAMKKPTVMIFLATSRDHCGIAAPRSLSIGEQGWVPGVDDVLSGLARVFPEFGPSKASIAA; translated from the coding sequence ATGAAACGAATCCTGATTGTAAAAATGACATCGCTCGGCGACGTGATCCAGACGCTCCCCGTCGTCACGGACATCCGCCGGGCATTCCCGGGTGTGGAAGTGGATTGGGCCGTCGATGAATCCTGCGCGGAGGTCGTGCGCATGAGCCCGGGCATCAGCCGCGTGTTGTCCGCGCCGCTGCGCCGCTTCAAGAAAACGCGCAGCCTGGCCGATCTCAAGGCGATCCTGGCGCTGGCCGCCGCGTTGCGCCGGTATCGCTATGACGCCGTGCTCGATCTGCACGGCGTCTACAAGAGCGCCATCGTGTCGTTCGTTGCCCGCGCGCGCCAGCGCTTCGGCTACCGCAATCCGGACCTGGGCGAGCGCGGCGCGATGTTCGCGTACAACCGGCGCTTCGGTCCGCGCCCCGCGTGCAACGCCTGGCACGGCATACGCATCAGCGCCGGTGAAGCGCTGGGCTACATGCCGCAGGGCTTCGCGGACTACGGCATCGTGACCGGGCGGGGCGGCGAACGGGCACGGCCGGGCCACGCCGTCGGCGCGCCCTACGCCCTGTTTTTCCATGCGACCTCGAAAGACGACAAGAAATGGCCCCCCGGGCATTGGGCCGCGCTGGCCCGCGAGATGCGCGCGGGCGGGCTGCGCGTGCTGTTGCCCTGGCACACCACCGCCGAGCTGCGCGAGGCGCTGCGGATCGCCGCCCAGGCCCCCGGTGCCGCGGTGATGCCGCGCATGTCGCTCGCGGAGCTCACGCGCAAGATCGAGGGCGCCGCAGCGGTGGTCGGTGTCGACACGGGGCTCGTCCACATGGCGCACGCGATGAAGAAGCCGACCGTGATGATCTTCCTCGCCACCTCGCGCGACCACTGCGGGATCGCGGCGCCGCGTTCGCTGTCGATCGGCGAGCAGGGCTGGGTGCCGGGCGTCGACGATGTGCTGAGCGGGCTGGCGCGCGTCTTTCCGGAGTTCGGCCCGTCGAAAGCCTCGATCGCCGCGTAG
- a CDS encoding RNA polymerase sigma factor, translated as MADPTRAIHRTIEAVWRIESARIIAGLARRLRDVGLAEELAQDALVAALEQWPAAGIPDNPAAWLTATARHRAIDRLRHHALAQRKHAQLGIEQAIEQELAHADAEAARDEAIGDDLLRLVFIACHPVLPHEGRVALTLRLLGGLATDEIARAFLVPEPTIAQRIVRAKRTLSAARVPFELPAPAQLSERLGAVLQVIYLIFNEGYAATSGEAWTRPALCDEALRLGRILAGLMPDEAEVHGLVALMELQASRLRARVGPGGRPILLLDQDRTCWDHLLIQRGFAALARAEACGRGLGSYGLQAAIAACHAGARTAAQTDWPRIAALYDALAQIAPSPVVELNRAVAVAMAYGPAAGLEIVDRLLAEPALRGYHLLPSVRADLLARLNRMDEAHAEYERAAALARNRQERTLLLERAARCRPDD; from the coding sequence ATGGCCGATCCGACCCGTGCCATCCACCGCACCATCGAAGCGGTGTGGCGCATCGAATCGGCCCGGATCATCGCCGGCCTGGCGCGGCGGCTGCGCGACGTGGGCCTGGCCGAAGAGCTCGCGCAGGATGCGCTGGTCGCGGCGCTGGAGCAATGGCCCGCCGCCGGCATCCCCGACAACCCCGCCGCGTGGCTGACGGCCACCGCCAGGCACCGCGCCATCGACCGGCTGCGCCACCACGCGCTGGCGCAGCGCAAGCATGCGCAGCTCGGCATCGAGCAAGCGATCGAGCAGGAACTGGCCCATGCCGATGCCGAAGCCGCGCGCGACGAGGCCATCGGCGACGACCTGCTACGCCTGGTCTTCATCGCCTGCCACCCGGTGCTGCCGCACGAGGGGCGCGTGGCGCTCACGCTGCGCCTGCTGGGCGGCCTTGCCACCGATGAGATCGCCCGCGCCTTCCTGGTGCCCGAGCCGACCATCGCGCAGCGCATCGTGCGCGCCAAGCGGACGCTGTCGGCGGCGCGCGTGCCGTTCGAGCTGCCGGCACCGGCGCAGCTCAGCGAGCGGCTCGGCGCCGTGCTGCAGGTGATCTACCTGATCTTCAACGAAGGCTATGCCGCCACCTCCGGCGAGGCCTGGACCCGCCCCGCGCTGTGCGACGAAGCGCTGCGCCTGGGCCGCATCCTGGCGGGGCTGATGCCGGATGAAGCCGAAGTGCACGGCCTGGTGGCGCTGATGGAGCTGCAGGCCTCGCGGCTGCGCGCGCGCGTGGGGCCGGGCGGACGGCCCATCCTGCTACTCGACCAGGATCGCACGTGCTGGGATCATCTGCTGATCCAGCGCGGCTTTGCGGCGCTCGCGCGCGCCGAAGCCTGCGGGCGCGGCCTCGGCTCCTACGGACTGCAAGCGGCCATTGCCGCCTGTCACGCCGGCGCCCGCACGGCGGCGCAGACCGACTGGCCGCGCATCGCCGCGCTCTACGATGCGCTGGCGCAGATCGCGCCCTCGCCGGTGGTGGAGCTGAACCGCGCGGTTGCCGTGGCCATGGCGTATGGCCCGGCGGCCGGCCTGGAGATCGTCGACCGGCTGCTCGCCGAGCCTGCCCTGCGCGGCTATCACCTGTTGCCCAGCGTGCGCGCGGACCTCCTCGCCCGGCTCAACCGCATGGACGAGGCCCACGCCGAATACGAACGCGCCGCAGCGCTGGCCCGCAACCGGCAGGAACGCACGCTGCTGCTCGAACGCGCAGCGCGGTGCCGGCCCGACGACTAG